Proteins encoded within one genomic window of Thermovirga sp.:
- a CDS encoding Maebl has translation EEQATKKKQTPKLLRGDTKLTNLLRNSVDAVADEDGWAALGNVGQHISNQSPSFDSRNYGFRKLSSLVKATGLFEVESRAVNGESGNRVIFIRHRKRKAQKTGN, from the coding sequence AAGAGGAACAGGCGACAAAAAAGAAACAGACCCCGAAACTGCTCAGGGGCGACACGAAATTGACTAACCTTCTCCGCAACAGCGTCGACGCCGTCGCCGACGAGGACGGGTGGGCCGCCCTCGGCAATGTAGGGCAGCATATCTCCAACCAGTCCCCTTCCTTCGACTCCCGGAACTACGGGTTCAGGAAGCTGAGTTCCCTGGTGAAGGCCACGGGGCTCTTCGAGGTGGAATCCCGCGCCGTTAATGGGGAATCGGGCAACCGGGTCATATTCATACGCCACCGGAAGCGAAAGGCCCAAAAGACGGGGAATTAG
- a CDS encoding 4Fe-4S binding protein, which translates to MLREPVVIYVFSGSGNTHAVAGRVAGTLLDGGIAAQLRPLERSDPGDTPSVGTVGLAFPVALLSTYPFVWEFAENLADGRGRGIFMIDTLSGLSGGIVGPMRRVVSARGYRPVGAVEIRMPSNYARTERENSRDDALRRRGLKKASAFARNLAAGRTSWRSVPLLPEFVKRLGHNPQSRAWKFLRGKYPLAVDVERCSRCGLCAEVCPVSNITMETFPRFGEGCLFCQRCIALCPREAIGVKGRSFVPCRGSSREKMLELAGASRGTRKY; encoded by the coding sequence GGCAATACCCATGCCGTGGCCGGGAGGGTAGCAGGGACATTGCTCGATGGGGGAATAGCCGCCCAACTGAGGCCCCTCGAAAGGAGCGATCCCGGGGATACTCCTTCCGTCGGCACCGTCGGCCTTGCCTTCCCGGTGGCACTGTTGTCCACTTATCCCTTCGTCTGGGAGTTCGCGGAAAACCTGGCCGATGGACGGGGCAGGGGAATCTTCATGATCGACACCCTGTCTGGTCTCAGCGGGGGGATCGTCGGCCCGATGAGAAGGGTCGTATCTGCAAGAGGTTACCGGCCTGTAGGGGCTGTCGAGATAAGGATGCCCTCCAATTACGCGAGGACCGAACGGGAGAACTCCAGGGACGACGCCTTGCGCCGCCGGGGTCTCAAAAAGGCGTCCGCCTTTGCGAGAAACCTGGCGGCGGGGAGGACCTCCTGGCGTTCCGTCCCCCTGCTGCCGGAGTTCGTGAAAAGGCTGGGCCACAATCCCCAAAGCAGGGCATGGAAGTTCCTGCGCGGAAAGTATCCCTTGGCGGTCGATGTGGAAAGGTGCTCGAGATGCGGCCTTTGCGCCGAGGTCTGCCCCGTCTCTAACATCACCATGGAGACCTTTCCCCGTTTCGGCGAGGGCTGCCTCTTCTGCCAGCGGTGCATAGCCCTCTGCCCCAGGGAAGCCATCGGGGTTAAGGGCCGGTCCTTTGTGCCCTGCAGGGGATCGAGCCGGGAAAAAATGCTCGAACTGGCCGGCGCAAGCCGCGGCACCCGCAAATACTGA